The Sulfitobacter sp. SK011 genome has a window encoding:
- a CDS encoding ABC transporter substrate-binding protein — protein MNDQLKSMTADVAKGLMTRREFVGRAAALGVTAFAANAMLAGSAKAQETPKRGGMLKIGSSGGESTNTQDPALTASEVPLNNLYCWGETLTDLDYDGGLKPRLAESWEASTDAKTWTFKIRKGVPFSNGKDMTPDDVVKTLQRHSNEDSQSGALGIVKGIADMKVDGDYVVLDLDEPNADLPYLMQDYHLIIQPGGGMDDPTAAIGTGPYTLEIDEPGVRHAFKRRDDYWDSENRGWADEVEQLVLNDATARTAALQSGQVHAINRVDPKVASLLGRAPNLEVRNSSGPGHYVFIMHIDTAPFDNNELRLALKYAINREEMVDKILRGYGSIGNDMPINASYPLFDESIPQREFSVEKAKEHYEKSGHDGSPIILRVADGAFPGAVDAASLFQETAKAAGIPLEIKREPNDGYWSEVWNVQPFCASYWGGRPVQDQMYSTAYLSTADWNDTRWKRPEFDALLKEAKAELDQTKRKEIYSKMGMMVRDEGGLILPMFNDFINGVSNGLGGWVDDPYGEMMSNQAAIECWLKDA, from the coding sequence ATGAACGATCAACTAAAATCTATGACGGCCGATGTGGCCAAGGGCCTGATGACACGCCGCGAATTTGTCGGGCGTGCCGCCGCACTTGGCGTGACGGCATTTGCAGCGAATGCGATGCTGGCGGGTTCAGCGAAAGCGCAGGAAACACCGAAGCGTGGTGGTATGTTGAAAATCGGGTCCTCCGGCGGTGAAAGCACAAACACCCAAGACCCAGCTTTGACTGCGTCCGAAGTGCCGCTCAACAACCTCTATTGCTGGGGTGAAACGCTCACGGATCTTGATTACGATGGCGGCCTGAAACCGCGCCTTGCCGAAAGCTGGGAAGCGTCAACGGACGCCAAAACCTGGACCTTCAAAATCCGCAAGGGCGTGCCGTTTTCAAACGGCAAGGACATGACGCCGGACGACGTCGTCAAAACGTTGCAGCGCCATTCAAACGAGGACAGCCAGTCTGGTGCATTGGGCATCGTCAAAGGCATCGCCGACATGAAAGTCGATGGCGACTATGTTGTGCTTGATCTGGACGAGCCGAACGCCGACCTGCCCTATCTGATGCAGGACTATCACCTGATCATCCAGCCCGGTGGTGGCATGGACGATCCAACAGCTGCAATCGGTACTGGCCCTTATACCCTCGAAATCGACGAACCCGGTGTGCGTCACGCGTTCAAACGTCGCGATGATTATTGGGATTCCGAGAACCGTGGTTGGGCGGACGAAGTTGAGCAACTGGTGCTGAACGATGCCACCGCACGGACCGCCGCGTTGCAATCCGGCCAAGTCCACGCGATCAACCGCGTTGATCCCAAGGTTGCCTCCCTTCTGGGTCGCGCGCCGAACCTTGAAGTACGCAACTCATCTGGCCCCGGCCACTATGTGTTCATCATGCACATCGACACAGCGCCCTTTGACAACAACGAACTGCGTCTGGCGCTGAAGTATGCAATCAACCGCGAGGAAATGGTTGATAAAATCCTGCGTGGCTATGGCTCCATCGGGAACGACATGCCGATCAACGCCTCCTATCCGTTGTTTGACGAAAGCATCCCGCAGCGTGAATTCTCGGTCGAGAAAGCCAAAGAGCATTATGAAAAGTCCGGCCACGATGGCAGCCCGATCATCCTGCGCGTTGCTGATGGTGCCTTCCCCGGTGCAGTTGATGCCGCATCGCTGTTCCAGGAAACTGCCAAGGCGGCGGGTATCCCGCTTGAGATCAAGCGTGAGCCGAACGATGGCTATTGGTCAGAAGTCTGGAACGTACAGCCATTCTGCGCATCCTACTGGGGTGGCCGTCCGGTGCAGGACCAGATGTATTCAACAGCTTATCTGTCGACCGCAGACTGGAACGACACGCGCTGGAAACGTCCCGAATTCGACGCATTGCTGAAAGAAGCGAAAGCCGAACTTGATCAGACAAAGCGCAAGGAAATCTATTCCAAAATGGGCATGATGGTGCGCGACGAAGGTGGTCTGATCCTGCCGATGTTCAACGACTTCATCAACGGGGTCAGCAATGGC